One Pleurocapsa sp. PCC 7327 DNA segment encodes these proteins:
- a CDS encoding vanadium-dependent haloperoxidase, whose amino-acid sequence MQEYLTPHWGEVIPFALASGNEFRPPAPEPFLLVEGATVDLAAKTITLQDGSQVNIDRSLIGGIINPRFIQQAQELIDISAKLTDEQKAIAEYWENPGGTPFPPGHWMSIGQLLSQQRNHTLDDDIQMFFALGNAVMDAGIATWEAKGFYDYTRPVRAIRELGRLGLIGTDDGTGTFFIEAWGGSGKGTVTMPATQFITYLGGSSPPFAEYTSGHSAFSSASAEILKLFTGSDAFGASVTFHPGTSRFEPGMTPNDPVTLSWGTFTEAAEEAGMSRLYGEIHFSDGNIQSQIMGQKVGAKVWQRTQFYINGGVTVPEPATTTAWLILGWLSLVGARKCRQQ is encoded by the coding sequence TTGCAAGAATACCTTACGCCTCATTGGGGTGAAGTAATCCCCTTTGCTCTTGCTTCGGGGAATGAGTTTCGACCTCCTGCCCCAGAACCGTTTCTATTAGTCGAGGGAGCGACGGTCGATTTGGCAGCTAAAACCATCACGCTCCAAGATGGTTCGCAAGTGAATATAGATCGCTCCCTTATCGGAGGGATTATCAATCCTAGATTTATCCAACAAGCACAAGAACTAATCGATATCAGTGCCAAACTCACCGACGAGCAAAAAGCGATCGCCGAATACTGGGAAAATCCGGGCGGAACACCTTTTCCTCCCGGTCATTGGATGTCCATCGGTCAACTGCTTTCCCAACAAAGGAATCACACTCTCGACGATGATATCCAGATGTTCTTTGCACTCGGCAATGCTGTCATGGATGCAGGGATTGCCACTTGGGAGGCAAAAGGGTTTTACGATTATACCCGCCCCGTGAGAGCGATTCGCGAGTTAGGTAGATTGGGATTGATTGGTACCGATGATGGCACTGGTACGTTTTTCATCGAGGCGTGGGGAGGTTCGGGAAAAGGAACTGTCACCATGCCAGCAACCCAGTTCATCACTTACCTTGGTGGTTCTTCGCCTCCGTTTGCCGAATATACGTCAGGACACAGTGCTTTTAGTTCGGCATCGGCTGAGATTCTGAAATTGTTTACCGGAAGCGATGCGTTTGGGGCATCGGTAACGTTTCATCCGGGGACATCTCGATTTGAACCTGGGATGACTCCAAATGATCCGGTTACTCTTTCTTGGGGGACGTTTACTGAGGCTGCCGAAGAAGCTGGAATGTCTCGTCTTTATGGAGAAATTCACTTTAGCGATGGAAATATCCAAAGCCAGATTATGGGACAAAAAGTTGGAGCGAAGGTTTGGCAGCGAACTCAATTTTACATTAATGGCGGAGTTACAGTGCCAGAACCAGCAACAACTACAGCCTGGCTAATCTTGGGATGGTTGTCCTTAGTAGGCGCGAGAAAATGTCGGCAACAATAG
- a CDS encoding Mut7-C RNAse domain-containing protein — MARAIFCFQAELNHFLPPHRKGVSFTHEFKERPSIKDTIEALGVPHPEVYAIVANGVAVDFSYSLQDGDRITVYPISASPKIPSGIRLQPPLPEVARFVLDVHLGKLASLLRMLGFDTLYRNDYEDAELAQISALEDRILLTRDKGVLMRSLVTYGYYVRETNPEKQVVEVLRHFNLFDAIKPFQRCMRCNGNIKPIDKASIVDLVPSRISREIEEFHCCTGCSQIYWQGSHFQRMERAIERLISSASLS; from the coding sequence ATGGCACGAGCAATTTTTTGCTTTCAAGCCGAACTCAATCATTTCCTCCCACCACACAGAAAAGGAGTAAGTTTTACTCACGAGTTTAAAGAACGCCCGTCGATTAAAGACACCATAGAAGCATTAGGCGTTCCCCACCCAGAAGTTTATGCCATTGTCGCCAATGGAGTTGCGGTTGATTTTTCTTATAGTCTTCAAGATGGCGATCGCATTACTGTCTATCCTATCTCTGCCTCTCCTAAAATTCCGTCAGGTATCAGACTTCAGCCACCTTTACCCGAAGTTGCACGTTTTGTGTTAGACGTTCATTTGGGAAAACTAGCTTCTCTATTGCGGATGCTGGGTTTTGATACTCTCTATCGCAATGACTATGAAGATGCCGAACTAGCTCAAATTTCGGCACTAGAAGATAGGATTCTCTTAACTCGCGATAAAGGAGTATTAATGAGAAGTCTAGTAACCTACGGTTACTATGTAAGGGAAACCAACCCAGAAAAGCAAGTTGTCGAAGTGTTGCGACATTTTAACTTGTTTGATGCTATCAAGCCATTTCAAAGATGTATGCGTTGTAATGGTAATATCAAACCAATCGATAAAGCATCAATTGTAGACTTGGTTCCCTCGCGAATAAGCAGAGAAATTGAAGAATTTCATTGCTGCACGGGTTGTAGCCAAATTTATTGGCAAGGGTCGCATTTTCAGCGAATGGAACGAGCGATCGAAAGGTTAATTTCTTCTGCTAGCCTCTCGTAA
- the xseA gene encoding exodeoxyribonuclease VII large subunit, translating into MTSSIVDTAISVAELTAYIQDLLEGDRLLQQIVVAGEVSSLHEHSRGLFFTLCDPYEDAAIQCVVWNSLRSRLAQQPQRGELLIVLGSLRLYPKRGEYRLTVFQAVAIGEGWQALQYQQLRSRLQAEGLFDLERKRPLPPYPQTIAVVTSPTAAAWGDIQRTLARRYPGLHILLSPAIVQGIEAPDSIVEAIEKVNRDGRAEVLILARGGGAVEDLSCFNDERVARAIAQSKIPIITGIGHQRDESLADLVADFSAHTPTAAAETAVPLYSQLVIEHQQRVEALIEVCQRRIDLESKRLEQLETRLKRFPSTSPQLLQATARCQLLKQKLMALDPRAVLQRGYAVVREENDTIVRSSSNLAREQTLKIQLGQGVIKVKIIEILQ; encoded by the coding sequence ATGACCTCCTCGATTGTCGATACGGCTATATCAGTCGCCGAACTCACTGCCTATATTCAAGACCTTTTAGAAGGCGATCGCCTGCTGCAACAGATTGTAGTGGCAGGCGAAGTTTCCAGCCTTCACGAACACTCTAGGGGATTGTTTTTTACCCTCTGCGATCCCTATGAGGATGCTGCGATCCAATGTGTCGTCTGGAATTCTCTGCGATCGCGACTGGCACAACAACCGCAGCGAGGAGAATTGTTAATCGTTCTAGGCAGTCTTCGTCTCTATCCGAAACGAGGAGAATATCGACTGACGGTTTTTCAAGCAGTAGCCATCGGCGAGGGATGGCAAGCATTGCAATATCAACAATTGCGATCGCGCCTACAAGCTGAAGGATTGTTCGATCTCGAAAGAAAACGTCCCCTTCCCCCCTATCCGCAAACTATTGCCGTAGTCACTTCTCCTACTGCTGCTGCTTGGGGAGATATTCAACGCACTCTTGCACGGCGCTATCCTGGATTGCATATTCTCCTATCCCCGGCAATCGTTCAAGGAATTGAAGCACCCGATTCTATTGTCGAGGCAATCGAAAAAGTGAATCGAGATGGTCGCGCTGAAGTATTGATTCTAGCAAGAGGTGGCGGTGCAGTGGAAGATTTATCTTGTTTTAATGATGAAAGAGTGGCGAGGGCGATCGCTCAAAGTAAAATCCCCATTATTACAGGAATCGGTCATCAACGAGACGAGTCATTAGCTGATTTAGTTGCTGATTTTAGCGCTCATACCCCAACAGCTGCCGCAGAAACAGCAGTTCCTTTATATTCTCAACTGGTTATCGAACACCAACAACGAGTCGAAGCGCTAATTGAAGTATGTCAGCGACGAATTGACCTAGAATCGAAACGTTTAGAACAATTGGAAACTCGCCTAAAACGTTTCCCCTCGACTTCTCCACAGCTACTACAAGCAACTGCACGCTGCCAGTTATTGAAACAAAAATTAATGGCTCTCGACCCGCGAGCGGTTTTACAAAGAGGCTATGCGGTGGTAAGAGAAGAAAATGATACTATTGTGCGCTCTAGTTCTAATTTAGCTAGGGAACAAACGTTAAAAATTCAGTTAGGTCAGGGAGTTATTAAAGTAAAAATTATTGAAATTCTACAATGA
- a CDS encoding alpha-ketoacid dehydrogenase subunit beta, which produces MAETLLFNALRQAIDEEMARDQRVFVLGEDVGHYGGSYKVTKDLYQKYGELRVLDTPIAENSFTGLAVGAAMTGLRPIIEGMNMGFLLLAFNQIANNAGMLRYTSGGNFKIPMVIRGPGGVGRQLGAEHSQRLEAYFHAVPGLKIVACSTPYNAKGLLKSAIRDDNPVLFFEHVLLYNLKEYLPDREYLVPLDKAEIVRPGKDVTILTYSRMRHHCLQALKQLEKEGYDPEIIDLISLKPFDMETISNSIRKTHRVIIVEECMKTGGIAAELIALINEQLFDELDAPVVRLSSQDIPTPYNGTLERLTIVQPPQIVEAVKNMLALQV; this is translated from the coding sequence ATGGCAGAAACATTACTTTTTAATGCGCTGCGCCAAGCTATAGATGAGGAAATGGCTCGCGACCAACGGGTATTTGTTCTTGGGGAAGATGTAGGACACTATGGAGGGTCTTACAAAGTTACCAAAGATTTATATCAGAAATATGGCGAGCTAAGGGTTCTCGATACGCCCATCGCAGAAAATAGTTTTACCGGATTAGCAGTAGGCGCAGCCATGACTGGGTTGCGACCGATTATTGAAGGAATGAATATGGGGTTTTTGCTCCTCGCCTTCAACCAAATTGCTAATAATGCGGGAATGCTACGCTACACCTCCGGCGGAAATTTTAAAATTCCGATGGTGATTCGCGGTCCTGGCGGCGTAGGCAGACAATTAGGGGCAGAACATTCCCAGCGTCTCGAAGCTTATTTTCATGCCGTTCCGGGCTTAAAAATCGTCGCCTGCTCGACTCCTTACAACGCTAAAGGATTGCTCAAGTCGGCGATTCGCGATGACAATCCCGTACTCTTCTTCGAGCACGTCTTGCTTTATAACCTGAAAGAATATTTACCCGATAGGGAGTATTTAGTCCCGCTAGATAAAGCAGAAATCGTTCGTCCTGGCAAAGACGTAACGATTCTGACCTACTCGCGGATGCGTCACCATTGCTTGCAGGCATTGAAACAGTTGGAAAAAGAAGGTTACGATCCCGAAATTATCGACTTGATTTCTCTCAAACCCTTCGACATGGAGACGATTAGCAACTCGATTCGCAAAACTCACCGGGTTATTATCGTCGAAGAATGTATGAAGACGGGGGGAATTGCGGCAGAATTAATTGCACTAATCAACGAGCAACTGTTTGATGAGTTAGACGCGCCAGTTGTCCGACTATCGTCTCAAGATATTCCCACGCCTTATAATGGCACCCTAGAGAGACTCACTATCGTCCAACCTCCCCAAATTGTTGAAGCCGTGAAGAACATGCTGGCGTTGCAGGTTTAG
- a CDS encoding DUF6851 domain-containing protein: protein MNPISLSTRLSRRMHKSHFSFLLSVGLAIAGSAIDLPANAATLASSWVSEALEAVKYNPKIGPTGASRAYGILGTAMYDARSAYELTPISTQLGDNLQRPGSENTLANKEKAISYAAYRVLAELFPNRIDSLNARMSSLGFDPNNLTTDTTTAVGIGNVMADALMQLRRYDGSNQLGGYVDTSGYSPINSPENVIDIER, encoded by the coding sequence ATGAACCCAATCTCTCTATCAACTCGGCTTTCTCGTCGGATGCATAAATCTCATTTTTCATTTCTCTTGTCTGTTGGACTAGCCATTGCAGGAAGCGCGATCGACCTACCTGCGAACGCTGCTACCCTAGCCAGTAGCTGGGTGAGCGAAGCGCTAGAGGCAGTCAAATATAATCCTAAAATAGGTCCGACAGGGGCTTCCCGCGCCTACGGCATTCTGGGAACCGCTATGTACGATGCTCGATCGGCTTATGAACTCACGCCCATCAGCACTCAACTGGGCGATAACCTACAACGCCCCGGCAGCGAAAACACGCTTGCCAATAAAGAAAAAGCCATTAGCTATGCCGCTTATCGAGTGCTTGCCGAACTGTTTCCCAATCGCATCGATTCTCTCAATGCACGTATGTCGAGTCTGGGTTTTGACCCCAACAATCTCACTACCGACACGACAACAGCAGTGGGAATTGGTAATGTCATGGCAGATGCTCTCATGCAGTTGAGACGCTACGATGGATCTAACCAATTGGGAGGCTATGTAGATACGAGTGGGTATTCACCCATCAACAGTCCAGAGAACGTTATCGACATCGAAAGATAG
- the aroB gene encoding 3-dehydroquinate synthase, translating to MLSVIAVKLPENSYEIAIAPGSLSQLGSYISKLNLGKKILLVSNRDIFSHYGEIALTSLKNAGFDVFTHAIPEGEVNKTLDSIAQIYDTALENYLERSSTMLALGGGVIGDMTGFAAATWLRGINFVQVPTSLLAMVDASIGGKTGVNHPKGKNLIGAFYQPRLVLIDPQVLKTLPVREFRAGMAEVIKYGVIWDRDLFAKLEGADRLDDIAYLSEELLQIILTRSCQAKANVVGKDEKEAGLRAILNYGHTIGHAIESLTGYSVINHGEAVAIGMVAAGKIATKLQMWTQEEEIRQNHLIQKAGLPTKIPTNLNREAVIETLQTDKKVKAGKVRFILPTEIGKVTIIDRVPSNLIREVLEEIRNPVNSKY from the coding sequence ATGCTTTCTGTCATTGCGGTTAAGTTACCCGAAAACTCTTATGAAATTGCGATCGCGCCTGGTAGTCTCAGTCAACTGGGTAGCTATATCAGCAAGCTTAATTTAGGAAAAAAAATTTTACTTGTCTCCAATCGAGATATTTTTAGCCATTATGGTGAAATAGCCTTAACTTCTCTCAAAAATGCTGGCTTTGATGTCTTTACGCATGCGATCCCCGAAGGCGAAGTCAATAAAACCTTAGATTCAATCGCCCAAATCTACGATACCGCCTTAGAAAATTACCTGGAACGTTCCTCTACCATGTTGGCTTTAGGAGGCGGCGTAATTGGCGATATGACGGGTTTTGCGGCGGCTACTTGGTTGAGAGGGATTAATTTCGTGCAAGTTCCTACCTCGTTACTGGCAATGGTTGATGCCTCTATTGGGGGTAAAACGGGTGTCAATCATCCCAAAGGAAAAAATCTCATTGGTGCATTTTATCAACCTCGTTTAGTATTAATCGATCCCCAAGTTTTAAAAACTTTACCCGTGAGAGAATTTCGTGCTGGGATGGCAGAAGTCATCAAATATGGCGTTATCTGGGATAGAGATTTATTCGCTAAATTAGAAGGAGCAGATCGTTTAGATGATATTGCTTATCTGAGCGAAGAATTATTACAAATCATTCTAACTCGTTCTTGCCAAGCGAAAGCCAATGTCGTTGGCAAGGATGAAAAAGAAGCCGGATTGAGAGCGATTTTAAACTACGGTCATACTATCGGTCATGCGATCGAAAGTTTGACTGGATATAGCGTCATTAATCACGGCGAAGCAGTAGCAATAGGAATGGTTGCCGCCGGAAAAATTGCGACTAAATTACAGATGTGGACTCAGGAGGAAGAAATCCGCCAAAATCATTTAATTCAAAAAGCAGGTTTGCCGACAAAAATTCCTACTAATTTGAATAGGGAAGCTGTTATTGAAACGTTGCAAACTGATAAAAAAGTAAAAGCAGGTAAGGTTCGATTTATTCTTCCTACTGAGATAGGGAAAGTGACAATAATCGACCGGGTTCCGTCGAATTTGATTCGGGAAGTTCTTGAAGAAATCAGAAATCCTGTCAACTCTAAATATTAA
- the queF gene encoding preQ(1) synthase — translation MQAPEREKPEMKYGERAIAQGELITFPNPRIGRRYDIHITLPEFTCKCPFSGYPDFATIYITYCPDEKVVELKALKLYINSYRDRYISHEEAVNQILDDFVAACDPLEAKVKGDFNPRGNVHTVIEVCHHKQSP, via the coding sequence ATGCAAGCACCCGAACGAGAAAAACCAGAAATGAAATACGGAGAACGCGCGATCGCACAAGGAGAGTTAATTACTTTCCCAAATCCCCGTATCGGTCGCCGTTACGATATTCACATTACTTTGCCAGAGTTTACTTGTAAATGTCCCTTTTCTGGCTATCCCGATTTTGCCACGATTTATATTACCTATTGTCCGGATGAAAAGGTCGTGGAGTTAAAAGCTCTGAAACTGTATATTAATAGCTACCGCGATCGCTATATTTCCCACGAAGAAGCAGTCAATCAAATTTTAGATGATTTTGTAGCTGCTTGCGATCCACTAGAGGCTAAAGTTAAAGGGGATTTTAACCCACGGGGGAACGTACATACGGTAATTGAAGTTTGTCATCACAAGCAAAGTCCATAA
- a CDS encoding histone deacetylase, translating to MFPVIYSDEFLAHDTGRYHPERSERLTAIVEALKTVTWANKLDWQLPTPVPNRDVMPYIQKVHARAYIDRVRQIAESGGGLLDLDTPVCPRSYDLALLAVSAWLDGVDKVLATNNPAFVLARPPGHHAERERGMGFCLFSNAAIAAYYALEQPGVNRVAILDWDVHHGNGTEAIVETNPNIIYCSLHQSPCYPGTGKASDRGKYNNVLNIPMAPGSTFESYQPAFENLVVPFLSDFQPDILIVSAGYDANSDDPLAEIALQPKDYGSFTDYLLKITRRILFGLEGGYALRALSQSVVATIEKCLL from the coding sequence ATGTTTCCAGTTATTTACTCGGACGAATTTCTCGCTCACGATACAGGACGCTATCATCCAGAAAGATCGGAACGCTTGACAGCAATTGTAGAAGCCCTAAAAACAGTTACCTGGGCGAATAAACTGGACTGGCAATTGCCAACTCCCGTACCGAATAGGGATGTCATGCCATACATCCAAAAGGTACATGCTCGCGCCTACATAGATCGAGTACGCCAGATTGCAGAAAGCGGCGGAGGGTTGTTGGATCTCGATACTCCCGTTTGTCCTCGCAGTTACGATCTTGCCTTATTAGCTGTCAGCGCTTGGTTAGATGGAGTCGATAAGGTACTGGCAACCAATAACCCTGCTTTTGTCTTGGCGCGTCCGCCAGGACATCATGCAGAAAGAGAAAGAGGAATGGGATTTTGTCTGTTTTCTAATGCCGCGATCGCAGCTTATTATGCCTTAGAACAACCAGGGGTAAATCGGGTGGCAATCTTAGACTGGGACGTGCATCACGGCAATGGCACTGAAGCAATTGTCGAAACCAATCCCAATATTATTTATTGCTCGCTCCATCAGTCTCCTTGCTATCCTGGAACGGGGAAGGCAAGCGATCGCGGCAAGTATAATAATGTCCTCAATATTCCTATGGCACCAGGGAGTACCTTCGAGAGTTATCAACCCGCCTTTGAAAATTTAGTCGTTCCTTTCCTCAGCGATTTTCAGCCAGATATTTTAATCGTGAGTGCGGGTTACGATGCCAATTCCGACGATCCTTTAGCTGAGATAGCCTTGCAACCAAAGGATTATGGTTCGTTTACCGATTACCTATTAAAAATTACTCGCCGCATTCTCTTCGGACTCGAAGGAGGATATGCACTTAGGGCACTATCGCAATCCGTAGTTGCAACCATCGAAAAGTGTTTGTTGTAA
- the xseB gene encoding exodeoxyribonuclease VII small subunit, whose translation MNSDRKNNKNWNYEETVAQVEKIIEQIESGSLPLEEVFEKFAIAIEHLRECESFLAIGKERMNLLIETLEQEEDIEF comes from the coding sequence ATGAATAGCGATCGCAAAAACAATAAAAATTGGAATTATGAGGAAACCGTAGCCCAAGTTGAGAAAATTATCGAGCAGATCGAATCGGGTTCGCTGCCCCTAGAAGAAGTTTTTGAGAAGTTCGCGATCGCGATCGAACATTTGCGCGAATGCGAATCTTTTTTAGCGATTGGGAAAGAGAGAATGAATTTATTAATAGAAACGTTAGAACAAGAAGAAGACATTGAATTTTAA
- the petL gene encoding cytochrome b6-f complex subunit PetL — MSMFAVISYIAILLLFTAIALGLYFGFRSIKLI; from the coding sequence ATGTCGATGTTTGCAGTCATCTCCTACATAGCCATCCTATTGCTATTTACTGCGATCGCTCTGGGACTGTACTTTGGATTCCGTAGCATTAAACTAATTTAA
- a CDS encoding cobyrinate a,c-diamide synthase, protein MSLVIAGERSGVGKTTVTLAMLSFLSRQKSKVQSFKIGPDYIDPMFHTSVTGRPCRNLDPILTSEAYVRSCFASHCQGMGYALVEGVMGLFDGVASSGENQGQITDFASTAHIARLLGLPVVLVIDCSRLSGSVAAIVHGYRSLDPRINLAGVILNRVGSDRHLTLLKNALEPLKISILGILHRHDEIAIPDRHLGLIPTAELNHLETLFDRLAQLAHNSFDWERLLPLLKVYPSPSLPVSQSPSLPVSQSPIKIAIARDRAFNFYYQDNLDLLEKLGAELIPWSPLEDAKPPEAACGLHFGGGFPEVFARELAENHSAREAVRQAVLSGMPTYAECGGLMYLCEKLVDFNEQTWSMVGILPANAAMGKHLTLGYRQATALENSLLFRAKETVWGHEFHRSQLTSQPQPPLFETRGCWVNSPVFLEGWRFQQVHASYIHLHLGTQQAIAQRFLARCLAFHKENRLG, encoded by the coding sequence ATGAGCTTAGTTATTGCAGGCGAACGTAGTGGGGTAGGAAAGACAACCGTTACCCTTGCAATGCTTTCATTTTTGTCTCGTCAAAAAAGCAAGGTGCAGTCTTTTAAAATCGGTCCGGATTACATCGATCCGATGTTTCATACCTCAGTCACGGGTCGCCCTTGCCGCAATCTAGATCCGATCCTGACTTCAGAAGCTTATGTGCGATCCTGTTTTGCTTCCCATTGCCAAGGTATGGGCTATGCGTTGGTAGAAGGAGTCATGGGATTATTTGACGGCGTTGCGTCATCTGGTGAAAACCAAGGACAAATAACAGATTTTGCTAGTACTGCTCATATCGCCCGACTGCTAGGTTTGCCCGTTGTATTAGTCATTGATTGCAGTCGCCTGTCGGGTTCGGTTGCTGCCATCGTCCACGGCTATCGTTCGCTCGATCCCAGAATCAATCTCGCTGGCGTAATTTTAAATCGGGTTGGGAGCGATCGCCACTTAACTTTACTCAAAAATGCTCTAGAACCCCTCAAAATTTCAATTCTAGGTATTTTGCACCGCCACGACGAGATTGCCATCCCAGACAGACACCTCGGCTTAATTCCAACCGCAGAATTAAACCACTTAGAAACTCTTTTCGATCGCTTAGCACAGTTAGCTCACAATAGTTTCGATTGGGAACGATTGCTACCTTTACTAAAAGTCTATCCTTCACCCAGTCTCCCAGTCTCCCAGTCTCCCAGTCTCCCAGTCTCTCAGTCTCCGATTAAAATCGCTATTGCCCGCGATCGCGCCTTTAATTTTTATTATCAAGATAATCTCGACCTATTAGAAAAACTCGGCGCTGAACTTATTCCTTGGAGTCCCCTGGAAGACGCAAAACCGCCTGAAGCAGCTTGCGGACTCCACTTTGGTGGCGGGTTTCCTGAAGTCTTTGCTAGAGAGCTTGCTGAAAATCACTCGGCACGCGAAGCCGTTCGTCAAGCCGTTTTATCGGGAATGCCAACCTATGCCGAGTGCGGCGGTTTGATGTATCTGTGCGAAAAGCTAGTAGACTTTAACGAACAAACTTGGTCTATGGTCGGGATTTTGCCTGCAAATGCCGCAATGGGAAAACATCTAACCCTTGGATACCGCCAAGCAACTGCTCTAGAAAACAGTTTACTCTTTAGGGCTAAAGAAACTGTTTGGGGACACGAATTTCATCGCTCTCAACTAACTTCCCAGCCTCAACCACCACTATTTGAAACTAGAGGCTGTTGGGTAAACAGTCCGGTTTTTCTAGAAGGATGGCGATTTCAACAAGTTCATGCCTCCTATATTCATTTGCATTTAGGTACCCAGCAAGCAATTGCTCAACGATTTCTTGCCCGCTGCCTTGCTTTTCACAAAGAAAATAGGTTAGGATGA
- a CDS encoding 4Fe-4S single cluster domain-containing protein, whose translation MTNVTAKILSALQKIPPGYLNIMGYVDESEVNGPGFRAVVWVQGCPRECPGCFNPSSWSFEINQLVSVEELAQKILSNPRNTGVTFSGGEPFWQAPALTEVAKRVKAAGLNVMSFSGFTLEQLQSKSAPLGSSELLEQLDILIDGPYIESLAIHSPESPVSSSNQKVRIFNPAFQDKITWASDQIEIHILKDGTRIISGFWGQMGLE comes from the coding sequence ATGACTAACGTAACCGCAAAAATTTTATCAGCACTACAAAAAATTCCCCCAGGTTACTTGAACATTATGGGCTATGTTGATGAATCAGAAGTCAACGGACCTGGTTTTCGTGCTGTGGTTTGGGTGCAAGGATGCCCGCGAGAATGTCCTGGATGTTTTAATCCCTCTTCTTGGTCATTTGAAATCAATCAACTCGTCTCAGTCGAAGAACTCGCTCAAAAAATTCTCAGCAATCCTCGCAACACGGGCGTTACTTTTTCCGGTGGCGAACCTTTTTGGCAAGCGCCTGCCTTGACAGAGGTAGCTAAGCGAGTCAAAGCGGCGGGATTAAATGTCATGTCGTTTAGTGGCTTTACTTTAGAACAACTACAATCCAAATCTGCCCCGCTAGGTTCGTCAGAGTTATTAGAACAGCTAGATATTTTAATCGATGGTCCGTATATTGAATCTCTAGCCATTCACTCTCCCGAATCGCCTGTATCCTCTAGCAATCAAAAAGTTCGCATCTTCAATCCCGCCTTCCAAGACAAAATTACTTGGGCATCCGACCAAATAGAAATTCACATCCTCAAAGATGGCACTCGCATTATTTCGGGTTTTTGGGGTCAGATGGGACTGGAGTAA
- a CDS encoding VOC family protein: protein MTVSPTQNPTCLAAGMLRRVHHVAFNVKDMHASRYFYGKILGLHELTGEEVPKTLKKLVEEGKVANFVTPGGTVIDLFWEPDLSPPDPDPKRAFTRANHLAFDIDPTLFDRAVEVLKQNQVAIARGPVTRPTGRGIYFSDPDGFLLEIRCNPED, encoded by the coding sequence ATGACTGTTAGCCCAACCCAGAATCCAACTTGTCTTGCTGCTGGAATGCTTCGTCGAGTTCACCACGTTGCCTTCAATGTTAAGGATATGCATGCCTCTCGATATTTCTATGGAAAAATTCTTGGACTGCACGAGTTAACTGGAGAAGAAGTTCCTAAAACCCTAAAAAAATTGGTAGAAGAAGGAAAAGTTGCCAATTTCGTTACGCCAGGCGGAACTGTCATCGATTTGTTTTGGGAACCCGATTTATCACCGCCCGATCCCGATCCCAAACGCGCGTTTACTCGTGCCAATCATCTTGCCTTTGATATCGATCCCACTTTATTCGATCGCGCCGTAGAAGTATTAAAACAAAATCAAGTCGCGATCGCTCGCGGTCCGGTTACTCGTCCGACTGGAAGAGGAATCTATTTTTCCGATCCCGATGGCTTTTTATTAGAAATACGCTGCAATCCGGAAGATTAA